A genome region from Spirochaetae bacterium HGW-Spirochaetae-1 includes the following:
- a CDS encoding chromosome partitioning protein ParA codes for MGRVISVSNQKGGVGKTTTTVNLAAYLAEKGKKVLIIDIDPQGNAGFGIGVNAEEIESTIYEVLIGEIPIKDAIFSTDVEGLFLVPSNIHLSGAQVDLLGAERKEFILKNALKDIKDNFHYILIDCPPSLGILTLNSLVAADSVMIPLQCEYYALEGLSQLLRIIAMVQEGLNRSLKIEGVVLTMYDSRTNLAQQVVTDVREFFKNKVFETIIPRNVRLSEAPSFGKPINLYDRSSAGSVTYDKLADEVIKNG; via the coding sequence ATGGGACGGGTTATCTCAGTTTCCAATCAAAAGGGCGGGGTCGGAAAAACAACGACAACGGTGAACCTGGCTGCGTACCTGGCTGAAAAGGGCAAAAAGGTCCTTATTATTGACATCGATCCCCAGGGAAACGCCGGGTTCGGTATCGGCGTAAACGCGGAAGAAATCGAATCCACGATCTATGAAGTGCTCATCGGCGAGATTCCCATAAAGGATGCCATTTTCAGCACCGATGTGGAAGGTCTCTTTCTTGTCCCGAGCAACATTCATCTTTCCGGTGCCCAGGTTGATCTGCTGGGAGCCGAGAGAAAAGAGTTTATCCTCAAAAACGCCCTCAAGGATATCAAGGACAACTTTCACTATATATTGATAGACTGTCCGCCGTCCCTGGGTATACTCACCCTTAACAGTCTCGTGGCGGCCGATTCGGTCATGATCCCACTGCAGTGCGAATACTACGCCCTGGAGGGGCTCAGCCAGCTCCTGCGCATCATCGCCATGGTTCAGGAAGGCCTGAACCGCTCTTTGAAGATCGAGGGCGTTGTTCTCACCATGTACGATTCCCGCACCAACCTGGCCCAGCAGGTGGTCACGGACGTGCGTGAATTCTTTAAAAACAAGGTATTCGAAACGATAATTCCCAGAAACGTACGACTCTCGGAAGCGCCTTCCTTCGGCAAACCCATCAATCTCTACGACCGTTCCAGCGCCGGAAGCGTAACCTATGACAAGCTGGCTGACGAGGTAATAAAAAATGGCTAA